Proteins from one Oscillatoria nigro-viridis PCC 7112 genomic window:
- a CDS encoding calcium-binding protein produces MPDNLALLDKNDEILNGSSAKNQADCGCGSKKATTQETVSNAQNIQNIFSLGSNDTLESSIAPDFFNGNTGKDFISGSVDGDIGRSSSQVSIGSLSADGSAYILTEQSDTFTIPLGLLDTLIGGLRGLGGADSITGSESGDVVYGDEGNDRIEGRGGADLLYGGLGNDFLSGGAGQNGLLGGEGADTLQGGESADGVNGNAGDDVIFGAGGDDFLRGGRGNDIVNGEDGDDFLIGDLGNDTLTGGAGQDVFFLRYEQSLGSPTFDLITDFQRTIDFIGLSTNLRESDIVLESKVQPSGGSAVDIKVAATGALLGTVLGVTPDDLSGRFRPYDVEPERPEDKVTIDLPEVKKLSDTRFQMEFPASDGSKYTIVFQDDADGRFVESVIFVPNRTTGVRGSTTRLNRDGTSADVTLEGSNETVRVESRQNAENGNQDEGVISRIKDGQIIDSVTVPLPIEPTVPTNPEPVTPPTVGQPDFATNCQPLKDFCEGIGKVAKVVDFVANVALVTGILFAAPSGGLSASLDVIGLGLKGVSTALTVIDYSCKLLTGSDKDLGDAVIDQLKGIGIEKALKSAGLAEDLENAVGGTLDLSSSTKDLINSFGKEEPTEPSKTNFLPQIRKFLAKKYNFPFDFCDRPATTPEPAPTCLGGALNIKVELIPDRIPYGQTAQYTLAYCDPINDIDNFLVELDTANGTQTKIIPVSSSSGTISFGIRNKPNAFGDCVTSGQSVRVSARSGSRDLNSISNFTNFGLDGGLRDGPISSYCDVELV; encoded by the coding sequence ATGCCTGACAATTTAGCTTTGCTGGACAAGAACGATGAGATATTGAACGGTAGCAGCGCCAAGAATCAAGCGGATTGCGGCTGTGGCTCGAAAAAAGCCACGACTCAAGAGACGGTATCGAATGCTCAGAATATCCAGAATATCTTTAGCTTGGGAAGCAACGATACGCTAGAAAGTTCGATCGCGCCAGACTTTTTCAATGGTAACACGGGCAAGGACTTTATCTCCGGTAGTGTTGATGGGGATATCGGGCGATCGAGTTCTCAAGTCAGCATTGGATCGCTTTCTGCCGATGGTAGTGCATACATTTTAACTGAGCAAAGCGACACATTTACAATTCCCCTTGGCTTGCTGGATACTCTCATCGGCGGTTTGCGGGGTTTAGGCGGTGCGGATTCGATTACTGGTTCCGAATCTGGGGATGTCGTCTATGGCGACGAAGGAAATGACCGAATTGAGGGCCGAGGTGGTGCTGATTTGCTCTACGGCGGCTTGGGAAACGATTTTCTCAGTGGCGGTGCGGGCCAAAACGGTCTGCTTGGCGGTGAGGGTGCAGACACCTTGCAGGGTGGTGAAAGTGCCGATGGTGTCAACGGAAACGCAGGTGATGACGTAATCTTCGGTGCAGGCGGAGACGACTTTTTGCGGGGTGGTCGCGGTAACGATATTGTGAATGGGGAAGATGGCGATGACTTCCTGATTGGCGATTTGGGCAACGATACCCTGACTGGTGGTGCGGGTCAAGATGTGTTTTTTCTGCGTTATGAACAGTCTTTAGGATCTCCTACTTTTGACTTAATTACTGACTTTCAAAGAACGATCGATTTTATCGGACTTAGTACAAATCTTCGGGAATCCGATATTGTTTTGGAGTCGAAAGTGCAGCCGTCTGGTGGTTCTGCTGTGGATATTAAGGTGGCTGCAACAGGGGCTTTGTTAGGTACTGTTTTGGGAGTGACACCAGATGATTTAAGTGGTCGTTTCAGACCTTATGATGTGGAACCAGAGCGTCCTGAAGATAAAGTCACAATTGATTTACCGGAAGTAAAAAAGCTATCTGACACCAGATTTCAGATGGAATTTCCGGCGAGTGATGGTAGCAAATATACAATTGTTTTTCAAGATGATGCTGACGGACGTTTCGTAGAATCAGTTATATTTGTACCCAATCGTACAACGGGTGTTCGTGGTAGTACAACGCGCTTGAATCGAGATGGTACAAGCGCGGATGTCACTCTTGAAGGCTCTAATGAAACTGTACGAGTTGAGTCTCGCCAGAACGCTGAAAATGGCAATCAGGATGAAGGTGTAATATCGCGGATCAAAGATGGTCAGATTATTGACTCTGTAACTGTTCCTCTGCCAATTGAGCCGACCGTACCTACTAATCCTGAGCCAGTTACTCCTCCGACCGTTGGTCAACCAGATTTTGCGACAAATTGTCAGCCGCTTAAAGACTTCTGTGAAGGAATTGGCAAAGTGGCTAAAGTGGTGGATTTTGTTGCTAACGTTGCATTAGTTACTGGTATATTGTTTGCTGCTCCTAGTGGGGGACTTAGCGCATCACTTGACGTTATTGGACTAGGATTGAAGGGAGTATCAACGGCGTTGACAGTCATTGACTACAGTTGCAAACTTCTTACAGGTAGCGATAAAGACCTTGGTGATGCGGTAATTGACCAATTGAAGGGAATAGGAATTGAAAAAGCTCTCAAATCCGCAGGACTTGCAGAAGACTTAGAAAATGCTGTAGGAGGTACTTTAGATTTATCTTCATCTACTAAGGATCTCATTAATTCATTTGGAAAAGAAGAGCCGACTGAACCTTCTAAAACCAACTTTTTGCCTCAGATCCGAAAGTTTCTTGCTAAAAAGTATAATTTTCCATTTGACTTTTGCGATCGACCTGCGACTACGCCTGAACCAGCACCAACTTGTTTAGGAGGAGCTTTAAACATTAAAGTAGAACTCATCCCTGACCGCATCCCCTATGGACAAACGGCACAATACACACTAGCATACTGCGATCCAATAAACGACATAGACAATTTTCTCGTAGAACTTGATACAGCAAATGGAACACAAACCAAAATCATTCCCGTTTCCTCTTCCAGTGGCACGATAAGTTTTGGGATACGAAACAAGCCAAACGCTTTTGGGGACTGTGTTACATCAGGTCAATCCGTGAGGGTTTCAGCTAGAAGTGGTAGTCGTGACTTAAATTCTATTTCAAATTTCACAAATTTTGGTCTTGATGGTGGATTACGTGATGGGCCCATTTCCAGTTACTGTGATGTAGAGTTGGTTTAA